AAGGGCGTGCTGGCCAGCAACGGCGCCCTGGTCGACAAGGCACTGACCACCATCGAGAACCTCGGGGCGCGCGCGGTCACGCCGGCCGAAGCACGCACCACGCTGGGCCTTCGCGACCCCCACAACTGAGGACACCGGAACCATGGCAACAACCGAACATCACGCGACCGACCGCGGGCCCGTGGCCATCGTCGGCGCCGGCGTCATCGGCAACGGCTGGGCGGCACGCTGCCTGGCCAGCGGCCTGGACGTGGTCGTCACGGATCCGGATCCGGCCGGCGCGCAGAGGCTGCAGGCCGCCATCGACACCGCGTGGCCGACGCTGGACCGCACCGGCCTGCACCCGGGGGCGAGCCGCGAGCGCATCCGCTTCACCACCGACCTGGAAGACGCCGTCTCAGGTGCCACCGTGGTGCAGGAGAATGCGCCGGAGAACGAGGCAGTCAAACGCGACGTCCTCGCCCGCATCGACGCGGCCACGGACCCGGCCACGCTCATCGCCTCCAGCACGTCCGGCCTGATGCCGTCCACGCTGCAGGCGGACTGCCGACATCCGGAGCGCGTATTCGTCGCCCACCCCTTCAACCCGGTCTACCTGCTCCCGCTGGTGGAGCTGGTAGGGGGCGGGCAGACCGGCACCGCCACCATGGATCACGCCCGCGGGTTCTACAGGGCCCTGGGCATGCGCCCGCTCACCGTCCGCCGCGAGGTGCCCGGGCACATTGCCGACCGGCTCATGGAGGCGCTGTGGCGGGAGGCACTGCATCTGGTCAACGACGGCGTCGCCACCACCGAGGAGGTGGACGCCGCCGTGGTCTACGGCGCCGGTCTGCGCTGGTCGCTGATGGGCACGTTCCTCACCTTCCACCTGGCCGGCGGCGATGCCGGCATGCGGCACATGCTGGAGCAGTTCGGCCCGGCGCTGAAACAGCCCTGGACCCGCCTGGAAGCGCCGGAGCTCACCGACACCCTGATCGACCGTGTCGTCCAGGGCTGCGAGCATCAGGCCGGCCAGCGCAGCGTGCGGGAGCTGGAGCAGCGGCGCGACGAGTTCCTGGTGCGGCTGCTGGACCTGGTGCAAGAATACTGGCCCGAGAACGAAGGGCTGGCGAACAGGATCTAACCATGACGCGACTGCGCACGCTGACCGAATGCACCGTCCTCGACGAATGGGTGGACTACAACGGCCACATGAACGACGCCGCCTACGCCATCCCGTTCAGCAAGGCGGTGGAGGCCTTCATCCGCGATCTGAGCATGGATGCGGGCTATCGGGATCGGGAGCAGCTCACCATCTACACCCTGGAGAATCACATCCGCTACGTGCGCGAGGCGTTCGCCGGCGAGCGTCTGCAGGTGGACATGCAGCTGGTGGACCGTGACACCAAGCGGGCCCACGTCTTCCTGCGACTGGTGGACGGGGACGGTGCGGTGCGCGCCACCTCGGAGCAAATGCTCATGGTCATTGATACCAGCGCCGGCCGGCCGGGGCGTTTCCGGGGGGAGCCGCTGGAGCGTCTGGAGGCCATGGCCGAGGCGGATCGCGCCTTGCCGGTGCCGAAGGAAATCGGGCGGCCGATCGGTATTCGCCGGGGGTGAAACCGTGCCTGTC
The DNA window shown above is from Aquisalimonas sp. 2447 and carries:
- a CDS encoding L-carnitine dehydrogenase yields the protein MATTEHHATDRGPVAIVGAGVIGNGWAARCLASGLDVVVTDPDPAGAQRLQAAIDTAWPTLDRTGLHPGASRERIRFTTDLEDAVSGATVVQENAPENEAVKRDVLARIDAATDPATLIASSTSGLMPSTLQADCRHPERVFVAHPFNPVYLLPLVELVGGGQTGTATMDHARGFYRALGMRPLTVRREVPGHIADRLMEALWREALHLVNDGVATTEEVDAAVVYGAGLRWSLMGTFLTFHLAGGDAGMRHMLEQFGPALKQPWTRLEAPELTDTLIDRVVQGCEHQAGQRSVRELEQRRDEFLVRLLDLVQEYWPENEGLANRI
- a CDS encoding thioesterase family protein, whose product is MTRLRTLTECTVLDEWVDYNGHMNDAAYAIPFSKAVEAFIRDLSMDAGYRDREQLTIYTLENHIRYVREAFAGERLQVDMQLVDRDTKRAHVFLRLVDGDGAVRATSEQMLMVIDTSAGRPGRFRGEPLERLEAMAEADRALPVPKEIGRPIGIRRG